A single region of the Streptomyces diastaticus subsp. diastaticus genome encodes:
- a CDS encoding glycoside hydrolase family 65 protein — translation MITNRTYTVEPWRVRETALDLDILAQSESVFALSNGHVGWRGNLDEGEPHGLPGSYLNGVHELHPLPYAEAGYGYPESGQTVINVTNGKLLRLLVDDEPFDLRYGRLHAHERTLDLRRGVLERTCEWTSPAGTRVRVRSTRLVSLTQRAIAAVEYEVEPVDRRARVVVQSELVTNESLPGSDGDPRAAKALQSPLEPEEDLALGTRLRLVHRTRRSGLRVAVAADHDIDAPGAVATSGESHTDVARLTVSTVLEPGQRLRVRKTVAHGWSGARSRPAMSDQVEAALAAAAHGGWDGLVADQRAYLDDFWSRADVEVHGDERIQQAVRFALFHVLQAGARAEQRAIPAKGLTGSGYDGHAFWDTEMFVLPVLTYTAPEAVAEALRWRQDTLPAARDRAAQLGLRGAAFPWRTIDGSEGSAYWPAGTAAFHVAADIAHAVVRYTAVTGDTGFERETAVEILVETARLWRSLGHHDPHGVFHIDGITGPDEYSAVVDDNTYTNLMARSNLLAAADVCARHPEEAARLGVGEEETAAWRDAAEAVHIPYNEEIGVHEQHTGFTRHQRWDFDGTGAEQYPLLLHFPYFDIYRKQVVKQADLVLAMYTCGSWFDAHCDEDQLAANFAYYEPLTVRDSSLSACCQAVVAVRTGHLRLAYDYATEAALMDLADLEHNTRDGLHIASLAGTWVALVAGFGGTRRHGDGLRFAPRLPERLSRLTFRLQFRGRGLRVEIVSDAATYSLLSGDGLTIHHHGREAHVNGDEPLTLPIPAPERRPAPEQPPHRRPRTAGRPERDGS, via the coding sequence GTGATCACCAACCGGACGTACACGGTCGAGCCGTGGCGGGTCCGCGAGACCGCCCTCGACCTGGACATCCTCGCGCAGAGCGAGTCCGTCTTCGCCCTGTCCAACGGGCACGTCGGCTGGCGCGGCAACCTCGACGAGGGCGAGCCGCACGGACTGCCCGGCAGCTACCTCAACGGCGTCCACGAACTGCACCCCCTGCCCTACGCCGAAGCGGGGTACGGCTACCCGGAGTCGGGCCAGACCGTCATCAACGTCACCAACGGCAAGCTGCTGCGGCTCCTGGTCGACGACGAGCCCTTCGACCTCCGCTACGGGCGGCTTCACGCCCACGAACGCACCCTCGACCTGCGGCGCGGCGTGCTGGAACGCACCTGCGAGTGGACCTCCCCGGCCGGTACGAGGGTCCGGGTGCGCTCCACCCGCCTCGTCTCCCTCACCCAGCGCGCCATCGCCGCCGTGGAGTACGAGGTCGAGCCCGTCGACAGGCGGGCCCGGGTGGTCGTGCAGTCGGAACTGGTCACCAACGAGAGCCTGCCCGGGTCGGACGGCGACCCGAGGGCGGCCAAGGCGCTCCAGTCCCCGTTGGAGCCGGAGGAGGACCTGGCACTCGGGACACGGCTGCGGCTGGTCCACCGCACCCGGCGCAGCGGCCTGCGGGTCGCGGTCGCCGCCGACCACGACATCGACGCTCCCGGAGCGGTCGCCACCAGCGGCGAGAGCCACACGGACGTCGCCCGCCTGACCGTCAGCACCGTCCTGGAGCCGGGACAGCGGCTGCGGGTGCGCAAGACGGTCGCCCACGGCTGGTCGGGCGCCCGTTCCCGGCCCGCGATGAGCGATCAGGTCGAAGCCGCCCTGGCCGCCGCCGCGCACGGCGGCTGGGACGGGCTGGTGGCCGACCAGCGGGCCTACCTGGACGACTTCTGGAGCCGGGCGGATGTCGAGGTGCACGGCGACGAGAGAATCCAGCAGGCCGTGCGCTTCGCCCTCTTCCACGTGCTCCAGGCCGGTGCCCGCGCCGAGCAGCGCGCGATCCCGGCCAAGGGCCTGACGGGTTCGGGGTACGACGGGCACGCGTTCTGGGACACCGAGATGTTCGTGCTGCCGGTGCTGACCTACACCGCGCCCGAGGCCGTCGCCGAGGCCCTGCGCTGGCGCCAGGACACGCTGCCCGCCGCCCGGGACCGTGCCGCCCAGCTCGGGCTGCGCGGTGCGGCGTTCCCGTGGCGGACCATCGACGGCTCGGAGGGCTCCGCGTACTGGCCGGCCGGGACCGCCGCCTTCCACGTGGCCGCCGACATCGCGCACGCCGTGGTGCGCTACACGGCGGTGACCGGCGACACCGGCTTCGAACGCGAGACGGCCGTGGAGATCCTCGTGGAGACCGCCCGGTTGTGGCGCTCGCTGGGCCACCACGACCCCCACGGGGTCTTCCACATCGACGGCATCACCGGGCCGGACGAGTACAGCGCGGTCGTCGACGACAACACGTACACGAACCTGATGGCCCGCTCCAACCTCCTGGCCGCGGCCGACGTGTGCGCACGCCACCCGGAGGAGGCGGCCCGGCTCGGCGTCGGGGAGGAGGAGACCGCCGCCTGGCGGGACGCCGCCGAGGCGGTGCACATCCCCTACAACGAGGAGATCGGCGTCCACGAGCAGCACACCGGCTTCACCCGCCACCAGCGCTGGGACTTCGACGGCACGGGGGCCGAGCAGTACCCGCTGCTGCTGCACTTCCCCTACTTCGACATCTACCGCAAGCAGGTCGTCAAGCAGGCCGACCTCGTGCTGGCCATGTACACCTGCGGCAGCTGGTTCGACGCCCACTGCGACGAGGACCAGCTCGCCGCGAACTTCGCCTACTACGAGCCGCTGACGGTACGGGACTCCTCCCTGTCCGCCTGCTGCCAGGCCGTCGTCGCCGTCCGGACGGGCCACCTGCGGCTGGCGTACGACTACGCCACCGAGGCCGCCCTGATGGACCTGGCCGACCTGGAGCACAACACCCGCGACGGGCTGCACATCGCCTCGCTGGCCGGAACCTGGGTCGCGCTGGTCGCCGGGTTCGGCGGCACCCGCCGGCACGGCGACGGACTGCGCTTCGCTCCCCGGCTGCCGGAGAGGCTGAGCCGCCTCACCTTCCGGCTCCAGTTCCGCGGGCGCGGCCTGCGGGTCGAGATCGTCTCCGACGCCGCGACGTACTCGCTGCTGTCCGGCGACGGCCTGACGATCCACCACCACGGGAGGGAGGCGCACGTGAACGGGGACGAGCCCCTCACCCTCCCCATCCCCGCACCGGAACGGAGGCCCGCCCCCGAACAGCCGCCGCACCGCCGTCCCCGCACCGCCGGCCGGCCGGAGCGGGACGGGAGCTGA
- the tsaB gene encoding tRNA (adenosine(37)-N6)-threonylcarbamoyltransferase complex dimerization subunit type 1 TsaB yields MLLLALDTATPAVTVALHDGERVLASDTQVDARRHGELLLPAVDKLLTGTGLALADVTGVVVGVGPGPYTGLRVGLMTADTFGFALGVPVHGVCTLDGLAHASDLGPDAGPFVVATDARRKEVYWALYADSRTPLSGPGVDRPADIAERVAGLPAVGAGALLYPDTFADARAPEHVSAAALASLAAERLAAGEELLPPRPLYLRRPDAQVPKNYKVVTPK; encoded by the coding sequence GTGCTCTTGCTCGCTCTGGATACCGCCACCCCCGCCGTCACGGTCGCCCTGCACGACGGCGAGCGGGTCCTCGCCTCCGACACCCAGGTCGACGCCCGGCGCCACGGGGAGCTGCTGCTCCCGGCCGTCGACAAGCTGCTGACCGGCACGGGGCTCGCCCTCGCCGACGTCACCGGCGTCGTCGTCGGCGTCGGCCCCGGCCCCTACACCGGGCTGCGGGTCGGCCTGATGACCGCCGACACCTTCGGCTTCGCCCTCGGCGTCCCCGTCCACGGGGTCTGCACCCTGGACGGCCTCGCCCACGCCAGTGACCTCGGCCCGGACGCCGGCCCCTTCGTGGTCGCCACCGACGCCCGCCGCAAGGAGGTCTACTGGGCCCTCTACGCCGACTCCCGCACCCCGCTGTCCGGGCCCGGCGTCGACCGGCCCGCCGACATCGCCGAGCGCGTCGCGGGCCTGCCGGCCGTCGGCGCGGGCGCCCTGCTCTACCCGGACACCTTCGCCGACGCCCGCGCCCCCGAGCACGTCTCGGCCGCCGCCCTCGCCTCCCTCGCCGCCGAACGGCTCGCGGCCGGCGAGGAACTGCTGCCGCCCCGGCCGCTCTACCTGCGCCGCCCCGACGCGCAGGTGCCGAAGAACTACAAGGTGGTCACCCCGAAGTGA
- a CDS encoding HAD family hydrolase codes for MTTHLGLPDGITACLFDLDGVVTRTAVVHAAAWKAMFDAFLRERDGTDFQPFTDSDYERYVDGRPRADGVRAFLASRGIELPEGTPDDPPEAQTVNGLGNRKNAALLERIRTDGVEPYEGTLRYLHAVRAAGLATAIVSSSANTREVLRSIDAERLFDVRIDGVVARERGLPGKPRPDTYQAAARDLGVEPSRAAVFEDALAGMEAGRAGHFGYVVGVDRVGQADALRAHGADRVVKDLAELGGDA; via the coding sequence ATGACGACGCACCTCGGACTTCCCGACGGCATCACGGCGTGCCTCTTCGACCTCGACGGGGTCGTCACGCGGACGGCGGTGGTGCACGCCGCCGCATGGAAGGCGATGTTCGACGCCTTCCTGCGCGAACGGGACGGCACGGATTTCCAGCCCTTCACCGACTCCGACTACGAGAGGTACGTCGACGGCCGCCCCCGCGCCGACGGCGTCCGCGCCTTCCTCGCCTCCCGGGGCATCGAGCTGCCCGAGGGCACCCCCGACGACCCGCCGGAGGCGCAGACCGTCAACGGCCTCGGGAACCGCAAGAACGCGGCCCTCCTGGAGAGGATCCGCACCGACGGTGTGGAACCCTACGAGGGCACCCTGCGCTACCTCCACGCCGTTCGCGCCGCCGGTCTCGCCACCGCGATCGTCTCCTCCAGCGCCAACACGCGGGAGGTGCTGCGCTCGATCGACGCCGAGCGCCTGTTCGACGTACGGATCGACGGGGTGGTGGCCCGGGAACGGGGACTTCCGGGCAAGCCCCGCCCCGACACCTACCAGGCCGCGGCCCGCGACCTCGGCGTCGAACCGTCCCGCGCGGCCGTCTTCGAGGACGCGCTGGCCGGTATGGAAGCGGGCCGCGCGGGCCACTTCGGCTACGTGGTCGGCGTCGACCGCGTCGGCCAGGCCGACGCCCTCCGCGCCCACGGCGCCGACCGTGTGGTCAAGGACCTCGCCGAGCTGGGAGGAGATGCGTGA
- a CDS encoding alpha/beta fold hydrolase, which yields MDEVEARIAAAAAEALAPRAADAAGSWRRAGLAGAAIGVVAAGAAAGVAVERLTVGRGMRKKARLALDAAGPYGTLRGTPGTAIAEDGTALHYEVDEPDAPAEAAGARRRRLFGRKAPAPATVVFSHGYCLSQDSWHFQRAALAGVVRTVHWDQRSHGRSGRGRGRAQGVQITIEQLGRDLKAVIDAAAPEGPLVLVGHSMGGMTVMALADQFPDLVRERVVGVALVGTSGGKLSEVDFGLPVAGVNAVRRVLPGVLKALGSQVDLVERGRRATADLFAGVVKRYSFGSRDVDPGVVRFAERLIESTPIDVVAEFYPAFTEHDKAEALPLLAGVPVLVLAGDRDLITPSAHSEVIAAALPDAELVLVPDAGHLVMLEHPEAVTDRLADLLVRAGAVSGATTVGGHGNTAHPDRPRERP from the coding sequence GTGGACGAGGTCGAGGCGCGGATCGCGGCGGCGGCCGCCGAGGCACTGGCACCGCGGGCCGCCGACGCCGCCGGGAGCTGGCGCCGGGCGGGGCTCGCCGGGGCCGCCATAGGGGTCGTCGCCGCCGGAGCCGCCGCCGGGGTCGCGGTGGAGCGGCTGACCGTCGGCCGCGGTATGCGGAAGAAGGCGCGGCTGGCCCTGGACGCCGCCGGGCCCTACGGCACGCTGCGGGGCACGCCCGGGACGGCGATCGCCGAGGACGGCACGGCGCTGCACTACGAGGTGGACGAGCCGGACGCGCCCGCGGAGGCGGCCGGGGCGCGCCGCAGGCGACTGTTCGGGCGGAAGGCGCCCGCCCCCGCCACCGTCGTCTTCAGCCACGGCTACTGCCTCTCGCAGGATTCCTGGCACTTCCAGCGGGCCGCACTCGCCGGGGTCGTCCGCACCGTCCACTGGGACCAGCGCAGCCACGGCAGGTCCGGGCGCGGCCGGGGCCGGGCGCAGGGGGTGCAGATCACTATCGAGCAGCTCGGCCGGGACCTGAAGGCGGTCATCGACGCGGCCGCCCCCGAGGGGCCGCTGGTGCTGGTGGGCCACTCGATGGGCGGGATGACGGTGATGGCGCTGGCCGACCAGTTCCCCGACCTGGTCCGGGAACGGGTGGTCGGGGTCGCGCTGGTCGGCACCTCCGGCGGCAAGCTCTCCGAGGTGGACTTCGGGCTGCCGGTCGCCGGGGTCAACGCCGTGCGGCGCGTCCTGCCGGGCGTGCTGAAGGCGCTGGGCTCGCAGGTGGACCTGGTCGAGCGGGGGCGGCGGGCGACGGCCGACCTGTTCGCCGGGGTGGTCAAGCGGTACTCGTTCGGCTCACGGGACGTCGACCCGGGGGTGGTCCGGTTCGCCGAACGCCTCATCGAGTCGACGCCGATCGACGTGGTCGCCGAGTTCTACCCGGCCTTCACCGAGCACGACAAGGCCGAGGCGCTGCCACTCCTGGCCGGCGTCCCGGTCCTGGTGCTGGCCGGGGACCGGGACCTGATCACGCCGAGCGCGCACAGCGAGGTCATCGCCGCAGCGCTGCCCGACGCCGAGCTGGTGCTGGTCCCGGACGCCGGCCACCTGGTCATGCTGGAGCACCCCGAGGCGGTCACCGACCGGCTCGCCGACCTGCTGGTCCGCGCCGGGGCGGTGTCCGGGGCGACTACCGTTGGCGGGCATGGAAACACCGCACACCCGGACCGCCCCCGTGAGCGGCCCTGA
- a CDS encoding NAD(P)H-hydrate dehydratase gives MRHAHSVQAVRAAESELMARLPEGALMQRAAAGLAAACAALLAGRGPVPAVRPGRGPGVYGARVVLLVGAGGNGGDALYAGARLARRGAGVAALLLAPGKAHRGGLTALAAAGGEIIETAEETATDPAYAAHWHHVERMLTRADLVVDGITGLGGRGGLRTGAARLAHAAEADKVPVVAVDLPSGIDADTGEVHGPAVTADLTVTFGTHKPGLLVDPAREHAGTVRLIDIGLDLPGPAAAEALQHADVAALLPRPAPESDKYRRGVVGICAGSARYPGAAVLCVHGALRTGAGAVRYAGPGDQAVVARFPETLVSSGLPSEAGRVQAWVVGPGLGEDEEAGRRVADVLAQDVPVLVDADGLRFLDRDRLRARTAPTLLTPHAGEAARLLGVEREHVEAARLTSVRRLASEYGATVLLKGSTTLVAAPDESMPVRVNATGTPWLATAGSGDVLSGVAGSLLAAGLSARDAASAGAYLHGLAARHAADGAPVDAQDVAGALPAAWRDVKRG, from the coding sequence ATGCGACATGCCCACAGCGTGCAAGCCGTCCGCGCTGCCGAGAGTGAGTTGATGGCACGGTTGCCCGAAGGGGCGCTCATGCAGCGCGCCGCCGCCGGGCTGGCCGCCGCCTGCGCCGCCTTGCTGGCCGGACGCGGGCCGGTACCGGCCGTACGTCCCGGGCGCGGGCCCGGGGTGTACGGGGCGCGGGTCGTCCTGCTGGTCGGCGCCGGGGGGAACGGCGGCGACGCCCTGTACGCGGGCGCGCGCCTGGCGCGGCGCGGGGCCGGGGTGGCCGCCCTGCTGCTCGCCCCGGGCAAGGCCCACCGGGGCGGCCTCACCGCGCTGGCCGCCGCCGGAGGCGAGATCATCGAGACGGCGGAGGAGACGGCGACCGATCCGGCGTACGCCGCTCACTGGCACCACGTCGAGCGGATGCTCACCCGGGCCGACCTGGTCGTGGACGGGATCACGGGGCTCGGCGGGCGCGGCGGGCTCAGGACCGGCGCGGCCCGGCTCGCGCACGCCGCCGAGGCCGACAAGGTGCCCGTCGTCGCCGTCGACCTGCCGAGCGGCATCGACGCCGACACGGGTGAGGTGCACGGGCCGGCCGTCACCGCCGACCTCACCGTCACCTTCGGCACCCACAAGCCCGGCCTGCTCGTCGACCCGGCCCGCGAGCACGCGGGCACCGTCCGGCTCATCGACATCGGCCTCGACCTGCCGGGGCCGGCCGCCGCCGAGGCGCTCCAGCACGCCGACGTGGCCGCGCTGCTGCCGCGTCCGGCGCCGGAGAGCGACAAGTACCGGCGGGGGGTGGTGGGGATCTGCGCCGGGTCGGCGCGATACCCGGGGGCGGCCGTGCTGTGCGTGCACGGGGCACTGCGTACCGGCGCGGGAGCCGTGCGGTACGCGGGGCCCGGGGACCAGGCGGTCGTCGCGCGGTTCCCCGAGACACTGGTCAGCTCCGGGCTGCCGTCCGAGGCGGGCCGGGTGCAGGCGTGGGTGGTCGGGCCGGGCCTCGGGGAGGACGAGGAGGCCGGGCGGCGCGTCGCGGACGTGCTGGCGCAGGACGTGCCGGTCCTCGTCGACGCCGACGGGCTGCGCTTCCTCGACCGCGACCGGCTCCGCGCCCGTACCGCCCCCACCTTGCTCACCCCGCACGCCGGGGAGGCGGCCCGGCTGCTCGGCGTCGAGCGGGAGCACGTCGAGGCGGCCCGGCTGACCTCGGTGCGGCGGCTCGCCTCGGAGTACGGGGCGACGGTGCTCCTGAAGGGCTCGACCACGCTGGTGGCCGCCCCCGACGAGTCGATGCCGGTCCGCGTCAACGCCACCGGGACGCCCTGGCTGGCCACCGCCGGCTCCGGCGACGTCCTCTCCGGCGTCGCCGGCTCCCTGCTGGCGGCGGGCCTCTCGGCCCGCGACGCTGCCTCGGCCGGGGCGTACCTGCACGGCCTGGCCGCCCGCCACGCGGCCGACGGCGCCCCGGTCGACGCGCAGGACGTGGCCGGGGCGCTCCCGGCGGCCTGGCGGGACGTCAAGCGGGGGTGA
- a CDS encoding M23 family metallopeptidase, with amino-acid sequence MRSRRSVRATLVALAATAGLLAAVPAATAAPEGPAPAASPSAGVTVKMADAAADRLGADREHLVDAVSADVLARSHDAKELSPSTAVARLAEEGREVVVDVRKAAGDWARGVAYVEAPRDHHGEPEGWLFLAHREDGEWVPGLEGDQAFADHVAESPLVGKAEREMMTAYAEHEADPAAQPGPIGTQANVNGLLLPWMPDYYMTLTGGPHAHDSATGYWSALDFAGGNASGIVRSSREGTATSMCGSGGGWTRVIHPGGFSTDYYHMHNTTYYNGTTISSSARLGTIGVDTCAGGSATGPHVHWSLRTYDANLNGAYTWLNGRTIGGWTWYNGNAQYAGCGTRQGLTACPGTAIYNRRA; translated from the coding sequence ATGCGTTCCAGACGGTCCGTCAGAGCCACCCTCGTCGCCCTCGCCGCCACGGCCGGGCTGCTCGCCGCCGTACCCGCCGCCACCGCGGCCCCCGAGGGCCCGGCCCCGGCCGCCTCGCCCTCCGCGGGCGTCACCGTGAAGATGGCGGACGCCGCGGCCGACCGCCTCGGCGCCGACCGCGAGCACCTGGTGGACGCCGTCTCCGCCGACGTCCTCGCCCGCTCCCACGACGCCAAGGAGCTGTCGCCGAGCACCGCCGTCGCCCGGCTCGCCGAGGAGGGCCGCGAGGTCGTCGTCGACGTCCGCAAGGCCGCGGGCGACTGGGCGCGCGGCGTCGCCTACGTCGAGGCGCCCCGCGACCACCACGGCGAGCCGGAGGGCTGGCTGTTCCTCGCCCACCGCGAGGACGGCGAGTGGGTCCCGGGCCTGGAGGGCGACCAGGCGTTCGCCGACCACGTCGCCGAGTCCCCGCTGGTCGGCAAGGCGGAGCGCGAGATGATGACCGCCTACGCCGAGCACGAGGCGGACCCGGCCGCCCAGCCCGGCCCGATCGGCACCCAGGCCAACGTCAACGGCCTGCTGCTGCCCTGGATGCCCGATTACTACATGACGCTGACCGGCGGCCCCCACGCCCACGACAGCGCGACCGGCTACTGGAGCGCCCTCGACTTCGCCGGCGGCAACGCCAGCGGCATCGTCCGCTCCTCCCGCGAGGGCACGGCCACCTCGATGTGCGGTTCCGGCGGTGGCTGGACCCGGGTCATCCACCCGGGCGGCTTCTCGACGGACTACTACCACATGCACAACACGACGTACTACAACGGCACCACGATCTCCAGCAGCGCGCGCCTCGGCACCATCGGCGTCGACACCTGCGCCGGCGGCTCCGCGACCGGCCCCCACGTCCACTGGAGCCTGCGCACCTACGACGCCAACCTCAACGGCGCCTACACCTGGCTGAACGGCCGCACCATCGGCGGCTGGACCTGGTACAACGGCAACGCCCAGTACGCCGGCTGCGGCACCCGCCAGGGCCTCACGGCCTGCCCCGGGACGGCGATCTACAACCGGCGCGCCTGA
- a CDS encoding DUF397 domain-containing protein: MNADHLWVKSSYSSQDGGDCVEWAPSVALATDAVPVRDSKDTSIHGIVVSGPAWSAFVGSLKARG, encoded by the coding sequence GTGAACGCCGATCACCTCTGGGTGAAGTCGAGCTACAGCAGTCAGGACGGCGGCGACTGCGTCGAGTGGGCGCCCTCCGTAGCCCTGGCCACCGACGCCGTCCCGGTGCGTGACAGCAAGGACACGAGCATCCACGGCATCGTCGTGAGCGGTCCCGCGTGGTCCGCCTTCGTGGGCTCTCTGAAGGCGCGGGGCTGA
- the tsaE gene encoding tRNA (adenosine(37)-N6)-threonylcarbamoyltransferase complex ATPase subunit type 1 TsaE — METPHTRTAPVSGPDALRLTVDSPEAMRRLGLRLAGVLRPGDLVLLSGELGAGKTTLTRGLGEGLGVRGAVTSPTFVIARVHPSLTGGPALVHVDAYRLAGGLDEMEDLDLDVSLPDSVVVVEWGDGKVEELSASRLHVRIDRATGDELPGGAAEAPDTDDVRLVTVGGVGERWTGGALDGLRDSGGEGAYGREG, encoded by the coding sequence ATGGAAACACCGCACACCCGGACCGCCCCCGTGAGCGGCCCTGACGCGCTCCGCCTCACCGTCGACTCGCCCGAGGCCATGCGGCGGCTCGGGCTCCGCCTGGCGGGTGTCCTGCGCCCCGGCGACCTGGTCCTGCTCAGCGGCGAACTGGGCGCGGGCAAGACCACGCTGACCCGGGGGCTCGGCGAGGGGCTCGGCGTGCGCGGGGCCGTCACCTCGCCGACCTTCGTCATCGCGCGCGTCCACCCGTCGCTCACCGGCGGGCCCGCACTGGTCCACGTGGACGCGTACCGGCTGGCCGGCGGGCTCGACGAGATGGAGGACCTGGACCTCGACGTCTCGCTGCCCGACTCCGTGGTGGTCGTGGAGTGGGGCGACGGCAAGGTCGAGGAACTGTCGGCGTCCCGGCTGCACGTCCGCATCGACCGGGCCACCGGCGACGAGCTGCCCGGCGGGGCCGCCGAGGCGCCCGACACCGACGATGTGCGGCTGGTCACGGTCGGCGGGGTCGGTGAGCGGTGGACCGGCGGCGCGCTGGACGGGTTGCGGGACAGCGGGGGCGAAGGGGCGTACGGGCGGGAGGGCTGA
- the alr gene encoding alanine racemase has protein sequence MRARVEIDLGALRANVRALRARTDGAAYMAVVKADAYGHGMVRCAEAALGAGASWVGVATPYEALELRAAGITPERARVMCWLWTPGGPWREGIEAGLDMSVSAPWALAEVTEAARATGRAAKIQLKADTGLGRNGCQPADWADLVDRARAAEREGLVTVTGLWSHFACADEPGHPAIAAQLARFDEMSARAYAGGLRPEVRHMANSPAVLTLPEARFDLVRPGIAMYGLSPAPELGTPADHGLRPVMTLAAPLALVKHVPGGHGVSYGHHYLTPGATTLGLVPLGYGDGVPRHASGAGPVLVDGKWRTVAGRVAMDQFVVDLGGETPPEGTEAVLFGPGDRGEPGAEDWARAAGTIAYEIVTRIGGRVPRVYVDGGEPAADAAGPRD, from the coding sequence ATGCGGGCGCGGGTCGAGATCGATCTCGGGGCTCTGCGGGCCAATGTGCGGGCGCTGCGGGCGCGGACCGACGGCGCCGCCTACATGGCGGTGGTGAAGGCCGACGCGTACGGGCACGGCATGGTGCGCTGTGCCGAGGCCGCGCTTGGGGCCGGGGCGAGCTGGGTCGGCGTCGCCACACCGTACGAGGCGCTGGAGCTCAGGGCCGCCGGGATCACCCCGGAGCGGGCCCGCGTCATGTGCTGGCTGTGGACGCCCGGCGGACCCTGGCGCGAGGGGATCGAGGCCGGCCTCGACATGTCGGTGAGCGCCCCGTGGGCGCTGGCCGAGGTCACCGAGGCGGCCCGCGCCACCGGACGCGCGGCGAAGATCCAGCTCAAGGCCGACACCGGACTCGGGCGCAACGGCTGCCAGCCCGCCGACTGGGCGGACCTGGTGGACCGGGCGCGGGCCGCCGAACGCGAGGGCCTGGTGACCGTCACCGGGCTCTGGTCCCACTTCGCCTGCGCCGACGAACCGGGCCACCCCGCCATCGCCGCCCAGCTCGCCCGGTTCGACGAGATGAGCGCGCGGGCGTACGCCGGGGGGCTGCGCCCCGAGGTGCGGCACATGGCCAACTCACCCGCCGTGCTGACCCTTCCCGAGGCCCGCTTCGACCTGGTCCGCCCGGGCATCGCCATGTACGGCCTGTCGCCCGCGCCCGAACTGGGCACCCCGGCCGACCACGGACTGCGCCCGGTGATGACGCTGGCGGCGCCGCTCGCCCTGGTCAAGCACGTCCCGGGCGGCCACGGCGTCAGCTACGGCCACCACTACCTCACCCCCGGCGCCACCACCCTCGGCCTGGTTCCGCTCGGCTACGGCGACGGCGTGCCGCGCCACGCCTCCGGCGCCGGGCCCGTCCTGGTCGACGGCAAGTGGCGCACGGTCGCCGGGCGGGTCGCGATGGACCAGTTCGTGGTGGACCTCGGCGGCGAGACGCCGCCGGAGGGCACCGAGGCCGTGCTGTTCGGGCCGGGCGACCGGGGCGAGCCGGGTGCCGAGGACTGGGCGCGGGCGGCCGGCACGATCGCGTACGAGATCGTCACCCGGATCGGCGGGCGGGTCCCGCGCGTGTACGTCGACGGGGGCGAGCCGGCCGCCGACGCGGCCGGTCCGCGGGATTGA
- a CDS encoding helix-turn-helix domain-containing protein, which yields MSEAEDVRREFGAELVSARELHGDRAMTQTDLARIIKTSRSTISRIESGTGTIPREIPELLDEVFATEGRFKALHEAIVAKGYPAHSRRRLALEPEAHAILAWSPTVVPGLLQTASYAYELLRNGLPRASEAEIRNKVQQRMSRQELLRRPSPPDMSVVVCESVLRRRVGEPETMRGQLSALLEFADRPTALLQVLPLDAGTHGLMDGSLSILTTPENGMTVYTEGIRSGSIIEEPMQARQLARSYDVLTATALSPVESTCLIRKLLEAP from the coding sequence GTGTCGGAAGCCGAGGATGTGCGGCGGGAGTTCGGGGCCGAGCTGGTGAGTGCCCGGGAGCTTCACGGGGACCGGGCGATGACGCAGACCGATCTGGCCAGGATCATCAAGACGTCGAGGAGCACCATCAGCCGGATCGAGTCCGGCACAGGGACCATCCCCAGGGAGATCCCGGAGCTTCTGGACGAGGTCTTCGCGACGGAGGGGCGGTTCAAGGCGCTGCACGAGGCGATCGTGGCGAAGGGGTACCCCGCGCATTCGCGACGGCGGCTCGCGCTGGAACCCGAGGCGCACGCGATTCTCGCGTGGTCTCCGACCGTCGTGCCCGGCCTGCTGCAAACGGCGTCGTACGCCTACGAGCTTCTGCGCAACGGCCTGCCGAGGGCGAGCGAGGCGGAGATCAGGAACAAGGTTCAGCAGCGCATGAGCAGGCAGGAGTTGTTGCGTCGGCCGTCGCCACCGGACATGTCTGTCGTGGTGTGTGAGTCCGTACTCCGACGAAGGGTCGGGGAACCAGAGACCATGCGAGGGCAGCTGTCCGCCCTGCTGGAATTCGCCGACAGGCCAACCGCCTTGCTGCAAGTTCTGCCGTTGGACGCGGGAACGCATGGATTGATGGATGGCTCTCTCTCCATCTTGACCACCCCGGAGAACGGGATGACCGTCTACACGGAAGGCATCCGATCGGGCTCGATCATCGAAGAGCCTATGCAGGCACGCCAGTTGGCCCGATCCTACGATGTGCTCACCGCGACAGCCCTCTCGCCTGTCGAGTCGACGTGTCTGATCAGGAAGCTATTGGAGGCCCCGTGA